The following are from one region of the Sardina pilchardus chromosome 4, fSarPil1.1, whole genome shotgun sequence genome:
- the LOC134078035 gene encoding zinc-binding protein A33-like, giving the protein MTSINYMGHILLQDGLKVKSQANSTERQIKEEFEKLHQFLRNEEAEKIAELKWEEKQKSEMMKKEIEKISREIASLSDAIRSTQDAMDTDDITFLKHYNSTIKGAQCTLDDPIMNSGALIDVAKHLFNFKFRVWKKMQCVAEYAPVMLDPNTAHRSLIVSGDLMSVQYSEERQQLPHNPERFDEHRSVLGSEGYTAGTHYWDVEVGDNPCWELGVMADTAKVKGKDEDELIRRWIMYYANNEYMVHSGDVSLKRESVNEPTAVIKVSQKPKRIRVQLNLDKGKISFSDPDCNTVLHTFSHMFWYWFWNYEQKVFPYFKTRSSLKISPVRSSATVTVVLQV; this is encoded by the exons ATGACCTCCATCAACTACATGGGTCACATCCTGTTGCAAGATGGCCTGAAGGTCAAG TCTCAGGCAAACTCCACCGAGAGGCAGAtcaaggaggagtttgagaagcttcaccagttCCTGCGTAATGAAGAGGCAGAAAAGATAGCTGAACTGAAGTGGGAGGAGAAGCAGAAGAGTGAGATGATGAAGAAGGAGATTGAGAAGATCAGCAGAGAGATTGCATCTCTTTCAGATGCAATCAGATCCACACAAGATGCAATGGacactgatgacatcacatttcTGAAG CACTACAACAGCACAATCAAAGG agcccagtgcactcTGGATGATCCAATAATGAATTCAGGAGCTCTGATTGATGTGGCAAAACACCTGTTCAACTTTAAGTTCAGAGTCTGGAAGAAGATGCAGTGTGTGGCTGAATATG ctcctgtaatgctggatcccaacactgcacaccgaAGTCTCATTGTGTCTGGGGATCTGATGAGTGTACAATACAGTGAAGAGAGGCAACAGCTTCCTCacaacccagagagatttgatgagCACCGGagtgtcctgggctctgagggctaTACCGCGGGGACACACtactgggatgtggaggttggagacAACCCATGCTGGGAATTGGGTGTGATGGCAGACACTGCCAAGGTGAAGGGAAAGGATGAAGATGAGTTAATTAGGCGCTGGATTATGTACTATGCTAATAATGAGTACATGGTACATTCTGGAGATGTGTCTCTAAAGCGTGAGAGCGTGAACGAGCCCACCGCTGTCATCAAAGTGAGCCAGAAACCCAaaaggatcagagtgcagctgaaCTTGGACAAAGGAAAGATTTCATTCTCCGACCCTGATTGTAACACAGTGCTGCATACATTCTCACACATGTTTTGGTATTGGTTTTGGAACTATGAGCAAAAAGTGTTTCCTTATTTTAAAACAAGGTCTTCCCTGAAGATCTCTCCAGTGAGGAGTTCAGCTACGGTTACAGTAGTACTGCAAGTCTGA